The Salvia miltiorrhiza cultivar Shanhuang (shh) chromosome 1, IMPLAD_Smil_shh, whole genome shotgun sequence genome has a window encoding:
- the LOC131006292 gene encoding NAC domain-containing protein 78-like, which produces MELKTSRKKPSSMSNMLGPGFRFHPTDEELVQYYLRRKTSGKFCRFDAITDVDVYKVEPWDLPYMSKLKTRDLEWYFFSFLDKKYGNGARTNRATEKGYWKTTGKDRPVYHKRQIVGMKKTLVYHCGRAPKGQRSNWVMHEYRLAGSELENAGAAKDAFVVCRIFQKSGSGPKNGEQYGAPFVEEEWDDDELVSVPQDDARQEIDFGDNAYLNCDDLQQILGSDVPLNITPVSSDGSHDGEATNTFGGTQNPFEFAGDGYGESKMCYDPNIQNLPAKQEGLGACSKSGNSEFADDLSLFLNEPFLDSFENFPNADEGFIEANDLSNPYETNTSTFDMLAEYLDASDDNSSLYFSSDPAMIFGNEDLASNQTLLPQMNVGNETEKAILPSGQLIDNNNFDAAFSPNKHTSTEYQSDIQYPYIKQASRMLGNIHAPPAYAAEFPSKDAIRRLNFVTRSPSSVELSASTIRIRNLNTCGKGTDQSSGKDEDFNIVLSFGFSRGDDGSSSLESSVRIVPGKADSAISRGWLCFIFFWILIFSMMSFRFGNYIGVK; this is translated from the exons ATGGAGCTGAAAACGAGCCGGAAGAAACCATCAAGCATGTCGAATATGCTCGGTCCGGGCTTCCGATTCCACCCGACCGATGAGGAATTGGTGCAGTATTATCTGCGGCGAAAAACCAGCGGAAAATTTTGCCGATTCGACGCTATTACTGATGTCGATGTCTACAAGGTCGAGCCCTGGGATCTTCCAT ACATGTCAAAGCTGAAGACCAGAGATTTGGAGTGGTATTTCTTCAGTTTCCTGGACAAGAAGTATGGCAATGGAGCGAGAACAAACCGGGCAACTGAAAAGGGGTATTGGAAGACGACAGGAAAGGATAGGCCCGTATATCACAAAAGGCAGATTGTTGGTATGAAGAAAACTCTTGTTTATCATTGTGGACGGGCCCCCAAGGGTCAGAGGAGTAACTGGGTCATGCACGAGTACAGGCTTGCTGGTTCGGAGTTGGAGAACGCTGGAGCTGCTAAG GATGCGTTTGTTGTCTGCCGAATCTTTCAAAAGAGTGGTTCAGGGCCAAAGAATGGTGAGCAGTATGGGGCACCATTTGTGGAAGAGGAATGGGATGATGATGAGTTGGTATCGGTTCCACAGGACGATGCTAGGCAGGAAATTGACTTTGGTGATAATGCATATCTGAACTGCGACGATCTTCAGCAG ATTCTTGGGTCAGATGTTCCTTTGAACATTACTCCTGTCAGCTCAGATGGCAGCCATGATGGCGAAGCTACTAATACTTTTGGTGGTACCCAGAATCCCTTCGAATTTGCAGGTGATGGCTATGGTGAATCCAAGATGTGTTATGATCCGAACATACAAAATTTACCTGCCAAACAGGAGGGCCTTGGTGCATGCAGCAAGTCTGGGAACTCTGAATTTGCTGATGATCTTAGTCTCTTCCTGAATGAACCATTCCTCGATTCTTTTGAAAATTTCCCAAATGCTGATGAAGGATTCATTGAAGCTAATGATCTCTCAAATCCTTATGAAACTAATACTAGTACTTTTGATATGCTTGCGGAATATCTTGATGCTAGTGATGATAATAGTTCACTTTACTTTTCAAGTGATCCTGCCATGATCTTTGGAAACGAGGATCTTGCTTCTAATCAGACATTGCTTCCTCAGATG AATGTGGGCAATGAAACTGAGAAAGCGATATTGCCAAGTGGACAACTTATCGACAATAATAACTTTGATGCTGCATTCTCACCCAATAAGCACACGTCTACAGAATATCAATCAG ATATCCAGTACCCGTATATCAAACAGGCAAGTCGAATGctgggcaacatccacgctccaCCAGCATATGCTGCAGAGTTTCCCTCCAAAGATGCAATTCGCCGTCTCAATTTTGTTACTCGATCTCCCAGTTCAGTGGAGCTCAGCGCCAGCACAATTCGGATAAGAAACTTGAACACGTGTGGCAAAGGGACAGACCAGTCCTCCGGCAAGGACGAGGACTTCAACATCGTCCTTTCTTTTGGCTTTTCACGTGGTGACGATGGCTCTTCGAGTTTGGAATCGAGTGTTCGTATCGTCCCGGGGAAGGCTGATTCCGCGATCTCTCGTGGTTGGCTCTGCTTCATATTTTTCTGGATCCTAATCTTCTCAATGATGAGCTTCAGGTTTGGGAACTATATAGGCGTCAAGTGA
- the LOC131006295 gene encoding uncharacterized protein LOC131006295, translated as MDDPMDDPTSFAIAMGADPRVLYKGIGDICFLRIDSEAGSLLTLGEGGRPDYILAPYGGSTRGKELPKRCRGIQRFMFPRAGDYFDLVVLGVLPMGIDGFEWVAGDRIRGGDGEEKEEGKVTCFFSPFVINHPKTPWDSLDEAMKTQVRNEACFKANEALRRAGYHQYHVCCEQIDLDSMLVHASEWGHITEPRVLAWELVDAYFSAHPIYVDFDIPMILMRRRRI; from the exons ATGGATGATCCAATGGATGATCCGACAAGTTTTGCGATTGCAATGGGCGCTGATCCGCGTGTTTTATATAAAGGTATTGGTGATATTTGTTTTCTGCGAATTGATAGTGAAGCTGGATCTCTTTTAACACTTGGGGAGGGGGGTCGTCCTGATTATATTCTCGCTCCCTACGGCGGATCCACGCGAGGCAAAGAGCTTCCAAAGCGTTGCAGAGGTATACAGAGATTTATGTTTCCACGCGCCGGTGATTATTTTGATCTCGTGGTTCTGGGAGTCTTACCGATGGGCATAGATGGATTCGAGTGGGTTGCCGGCGATA GAATCAGAGGTGGTGATGGTGAAGAAAAGGAAGAAGGAAAAGTAACATGCTTCTTTTCCCCTTTTGTTATAAACCATCCGAAAACGCCTTGGGATAGTCTTGACGAAGCAATGAAG ACTCAAGTGAGAAACGAGGCATGTTTCAAAGCGAATGAAGCGCTGCGTAGAGCTGGGTATCATCAATATCATGTGTGTTGTGAACAAATAGATCTAGATTCTATGCTTGTCCACGCTTCAGAGTGGGg ACACATAACAGAGCCTCGCGTATTGGCTTGGGAATTAGTGGACGCATATTTTTCAGCCCACCCTATTTATGTTGATTTTGATATTCCGATGATTCtgatgaggaggaggaggattTGA
- the LOC131006294 gene encoding NAC domain containing protein 50-like: protein MEMGQEVVVAAVGSSAAPSPRMGAPPPTSLAPGFRFHPTDEELVRYYLRRKVCGKPFRFQAVTEIDVYKSEPWELAEYSSLKTRDLEWYFFSPVDRKYGNGSRLNRATGKGYWKATGKDRSVRHKNQSIGMKKTLVFHSGRAPDGKRTNWVMHEYRLCDSELETAGILQDAFVLCRIFQKSGLGPPNGDRYAPFIEEEWDEDAPLVIPGGDVEDDVANGDEVRGECMDLDQDTQPLSIAPPLVKYPVESTCIPFLCKRERAAVDPEPLSLDHSKRSKHDDPNSSNANGSEDSTTTSQDPSSMMMMTKINSSPLEFPLLETLGSKDNLPANAPTFDSANLEKSVPPGYLKFISNLENEILNISMEKETLKIEVMRAQAMINILQSRVESLTKENEDCRRRA from the exons ATGGAAATGGGGCAGGAGGTTGTGGTGGCGGCGGTGGGGTCGTCGGCGGCGCCGTCGCCGAGGATGGGGGCTCCTCCGCCGACTTCTTTGGCACCGGGGTTTAGGTTTCATCCAACGGATGAGGAGTTGGTGAGGTATTATTTGAGGAGGAAAGTTTGTGGGAAGCCATTCAGGTTTCAAGCAGTTACTGAAATTGATGTGTACAAATCTGAGCCTTGGGAGCTTGCTG agtactcgtcactGAAGACGAGAGATCTAGAGTGGTACTTTTTTAGCCCTGTGGATAGGAAGTATGGTAATGGATCTCGCCTGAATCGCGCCACTGGCAAGGGGTATTGGAAAGCGACTGGGAAGGACCGATCGGTGCGACATAAGAACCAGTCAATTGGAATGAAGAAAACACTAGTTTTCCATAGCGGGCGTGCTCCTGATGGAAAGAGAACAAATTGGGTAATGCACGAGTACAGGCTTTGCGATTCGGAATTGGAAACTGCTGGCATATTACAG GATGCATTTGTGCTCTGTAGAATCTTCCAGAAGAGTGGTTTGGGACCACCAAATGGGGACCGGTATGCACCCTTTATCGAAGAGGAATGGGATGAAGATGCCCCGCTTGTGATTCCTGGTGGAGATGTGGAAGATGACGTGGCCAATGGTGATGAAGTGCGAGGAGAGTGCATGGACCTTGACCAG GATACTCAGCCCCTCAGCATTGCTCCGCCTCTCGTCAAGTATCCGGTCGAGTCCACCTGCATCCCTTTCCTATGCAAGAGGGAGAGAGCTGCAGTCGACCCGGAACCCCTCTCGTTAGACCATAGTAAGAGATCAAAGCACGATGATCCAAACTCTAGCAACGCCAACGGATCCGAGGACTCCACCACAACGAGTCAGGATCCCTcctcgatgatgatgatgacgaaAATTAACTCCTCGCCTCTAGAATTCCCCCTCTTAGAAACCCTAGGCTCCAAGGACAACCTCCCGGCCAACGCGCCTACCTTTGATTCCGCAAACCTAGAGAAATCCGTCCCACCCGGCTACCTGAAATTCATCAGCAACTTAGAGAACGAGATCCTCAACATCTCGATGGAGAAGGAGACGCTCAAGATTGAAGTGATGAGAGCTCAAGCGATGATCAACATTCTTCAATCCCGCGTTGAAAGCTTGACCAAAGAAAACGAGGACTGTAGGAGACGTGCCTAG
- the LOC131006291 gene encoding receptor-like protein 33, with translation MRRKHMIVANGTAWNVMALAALSPWASPTTPSPAESIPTSIHRLTNLRRLYLGYAGFIGPIPSTLSNLTNLIELELTGNFLTGSLPSFYMCSKLEFIGLRDNNLIGSVEHLHFEGLISLSLLDLSGNSLSGSVPHQLFTLPSIHALYLSNNRFNGKIEEFTIVNVSNLAELDLSGNRIEGSIPNSFFQLRSLNSLRLSHNLFNGSFQLQKIQNLRRLTGLDLSYNNLSVETTNMSSIPQLTSLSLSSCNLHGFPNLTSQSSLYDLDLSNNRIGGDIPSWIWELGIGMLNLSLNLLTDLQKPYRIPSFRLLDLHSNQLYELPLLPVSFNSLLLGNNSLTGVIPASICNASDITVLDLSSNNLSGTIPPCLLKKNVVSEVLDLRGNNIDGVIPDQFSSECQLKTFDVSHNKLGGKIPKSLANCKELVVMDVGNNNLDDGFPCTLPLSLQVLVLRSNRFHGDLRCHQSWPNLQILDISSNNFSGTLDPLNFTSWRGMMMLERVRAGRQSFLESVYSYYRNELTLTIKGLEVKLVKIWPDFTSIDLSCNHFEGEIPDAIGNLNSLYLLNLSHNALTGAIPRSLGGLTGLGSLDLSANQLRGRIPEELAKLTFLSVLNVSHNDITGMIPTGTQFQTFSADSFEGNNGLCGFPLNRSCSNTSHGSGSTPSKSKHEEIEWEYVFVALGYVVGLGSIVWTFLCCRRLRERYFEKIEEVVDEILDRKARRRRVERRNEVRRRHQRV, from the exons ATGCGACGGAAACACATGATTGTTGCCAATGGCACGGCGTGGAATGTGATGGCGCTGGCCGCGTTGTCACCTTGGGCCTCGCCTACAACGCCATCTCCGGCGGAATCG ATTCCGACGAGTATTCATCGCCTCACAAATTTGCGGCGACTCTATTTGGGTTACGCTGGTTTCATCGGACCAATTCCGTCCACGCTCTCCAACCTAACAAACCTAATTGAGCTGGAGTTGACTGGTAATTTTCTCACTGGTTCACTTCCTTCGTTTTATATGTGCAGCAAACTTGAATTCATAGGGCTTAGAGATAATAATCTGATAGGATCTGTTGAGCACTTGCATTTTGAAGGTCTGATAAGCCTCTCTCTGTTAGATTTAAGTGGAAATTCATTGAGCGGCAGTGTTCCTCACCAACTCTTTACCCTGCCTTCGATTCATGCTCTTTATCTATCCAATAATCGATTCAATGGAAAAATCGAAGAGTTTACAATTGTAAACGTCTCTAATCTTGCTGAGTTAGATTTGAGTGGTAATAGGATAGAAGGTTCTATCCCTAATTCCTTCTTCCAGCTTCGAAGCCTTAACTCTCTTCGCCTTTCCCACAACTTGTTCAATGGCAGTTTTCAGCTACAAAAGATTCAAAACCTTCGAAGGCTTACTGGCCTTGATCTTTCTTACAACAATTTGTCAGTTGAAACAACCAACATGAGTTCAATTCCCCAGTTAACAAGCCTCAGCCTCTCATCCTGCAATCTCCATGGTTTTCCAAATCTTACGAGTCAGTCGTCTTTGTATGATTTGGACCTCTCCAACAATCGTATTGGTGGGGATATTCCAAGTTGGATTTGGGAACTTGGGATTGGAATGTTGAACCTTTCTCTGAATCTTCTCACAGATCTGCAAAAGCCTTATCGTATTCCTTCCTTTCGACTCCTAGACTTGCATTCTAACCAGCTGTATGAGTTGCCCTTGCTCCCAGTTTCTTTCAATTCCCTTTTGCTAGGAAACAATAGCCTAACAGGAGTAATACCAGCCTCCATCTGCAATGCATCCGACATTACAGTTCTCGACTTGTCTTCCAATAACTTAAGTGGTACCATACCTCCTTGCCTACTCAAAAAGAATGTTGTGAGTGAAGTGCTCGATCTTAGGGGAAACAACATTGATGGTGTTATCCCGGATCAGTTTTCTAGTGAGTGTCAGCTGAAAACCTTTGATGTTAGTCACAACAAGTTAGGGGGGAAGATTCCAAAATCTCTGGCAAATTGTAAAGAACTAGTGGTCATGGATGTTGGAAACAACAACCTTGATGATGGTTTCCCTTGCACGCTGCCGTTGAGCTTGCAAGTCCTCGTGCTGCGCTCCAACAGATTCCATGGAGACTTGAGATGCCATCAGAGTTGGCCAAATCTTCAAATTTTGGATATATCTTCGAATAATTTCAGTGGCACTCTGGATCCACTGAACTTCACAAGTTGGAGAGGGATGATGATGCTAGAACGTGTGAGGGCCGGCCGCCAGTCCTTTTTAGAAAGTGTATACTCGTACTACCGGAATGAGCTGACATTAACAATCAAAGGGTTAGAGGTGAAGCTTGTGAAGATTTGGCCTGACTTTACATCCATTGACTTGTCTTGCAATCACTTTGAAGGAGAAATACCAGATGCTATTGGTAACCTTAACTCACTCTATCTTCTCAACTTATCTCACAATGCTCTAACTGGTGCTATCCCAAGATCATTGGGTGGCTTGACGGGCCTCGGATCACTCGACCTCTCTGCAAACCAGCTCAGGGGGAGAATACCAGAGGAGCTCGCGAAGCTCACATTCCTTTCAGTCTTGAATGTGTCTCACAATGATATCACAGGAATGATCCCAACTGGCACTCAGTTCCAAACGTTTTCGGCAGATTCGTTTGAAGGGAACAACGGGTTATGTGGCTTCCCACTCAACAGAAGTTGCAGCAACACTAGTCATGGAAGTGGTTCAACACCATCAAAATCAAAGCATGAGGAGATAGAGTGGGAATATGTGTTTGTTGCTCTTGGTTATGTTGTGGGATTAGGAAGCATTGTTTGGACATTTTTATGCTGCAGAAGGTTAAGAGAAAGATACTTTGAGAAAATAGAAGAGGTTGTTGATGAGATATTGGATCGGAAAGCCAGGAGAAGAAGAGTAGAGAGGAGGAATGAGGTTAGGAGACGTCATCAGCGAGTGTGA
- the LOC131006293 gene encoding malate dehydrogenase [NADP], chloroplastic: MAAAAAVAELIPYTSAHTKTAHHFSSEFSYASTRISGHRRLRLRPIQNSRIRCSVTSNEVEAPAAVKLGELKKKADCYGVFCLTYDLKAEEETKSWKKMVNIAVSGAAGMISNHLLFKLASGEVLGPDQPIALKLLGSERSLQALEGVAMELEDSLFPLLREVSIGIDPYEVFQDADWALLIGAKPRGPGMERAELLDINGQIFVEQGKALNAVASRNVKVIVVGNPCNTNALICLKNAPDIPAKNFHALTRLDENRAKCQLALKAGVFYDQVSNMTIWGNHSTTQVPDFLNARINGVPVKEVIKDTKWLQEEFTQVVQTRGGVLIKKWGRSSAASTAVSIVDAMRSLVTPTPEGDWFSSGVYTAGNPYGIADDIVFSMPCRSNGDGDYELVKDVEFDDYLWNRIKKTEAELLAEKKCVAHLTGEGIAVCDLPGDTMLPGEM, encoded by the exons atggcggcggcggcggcggtggcagaGCTAATTCCATACACTTCAGCGCATACAAAGACTGCCCATCATTTTTCTTCGGAGTTTTCCTATGCATCCACCAGAATTTCCGGCCACCGCCGCCTGCGCCTCCGGCCAATCCAGAACTCGAGAATTAGGTGCTCCGTCACTTCCAA TGAAGTTGAAGCGCCGGCGGCGGTGAAGTTAGGGGAACTGAAGAAGAAAGCTGATTGCTATGGGGTTTTCTGCCTCACTTATGATCTCAAAGCT GAAGAGGAGACGAAGTCGTGGAAGAAGATGGTTAACATTGCTGTCTCTGGTGCTGCGGGGATGATATCCaatcatcttctcttcaaa CTTGCTTCTGGTGAGGTTCTTGGACCTGATCAGCCAATTGCACTGAAATTATTAGGATCCGAGCGATCACTGCAAGCGCTTGAAG GGGTGGCAATGGAGCTCGAGGACTCTTTGTTTCCTCTACTAAGGGAAGTGAGCATCGGCATTGATCCATACGAAGTGTTCCAAGATGCTGATTGGGCACTTCTGATTGGTGCCAAGCCTCGTGGCCCTGGGATGGAGCGAGCAGAGTTGCTAGACATAAATGGACAGATTTTTGTCGAGCAG GGGAAAGCCCTCAATGCTGTTGCTTCCCGTAATGTGAAGGTGATCGTCGTGGGCAACCCTTGCAATACCAA TGCATTGATCTGTTTGAAAAATGCTCCAGATATTCCTGCCAAAAACTTCCATGCTTTGACTAGGTTAGATGAAAATAGAGCAAAATGTCAG CTCGCCCTAAAGGCAGGAGTTTTCTACGACCAAGTGTCGAATATGACCATTTGGGGAAACCACTCCACCACTCAG GTTCCCGACTTCTTGAATGCTAGGATCAACGGCGTGCCCGTCAAAGAGGTAATCAAGGATACTAAATGGCTGCAAGAAGAGTTCACACAGGTGGTCCAAACG AGAGGTGGTGTTCTCATTAAGAAATGGGGAAGATCCTCAGCAGCATCAACTGCTGTCTCCATTGTCGACGCCATGAGGTCTCTTGTAACGCCTACGCCTGAGGGCGATTGGTTCTCATCCGGT GTATATACAGCCGGTAATCCATACGGTATAGCAGATGATATCGTCTTCAGTATGCCGTGCAGATCTAAT GGAGATGGAGATTATGAACTCGTGAAGGACGTGGAATTCGACGACTACCTGTGGAATCGAATCAAGAAG ACTGAAGCTGAGCTGCTTGCAGAGAAGAAATGTGTAGCTCATCTTACAGGAGAG GGTATTGCTGTCTGTGATCTTCCCGGAGACACCATGCTTCCCGGAGAAATGTGA